One genomic window of Rissa tridactyla isolate bRisTri1 unplaced genomic scaffold, bRisTri1.patW.cur.20221130 scaffold_29, whole genome shotgun sequence includes the following:
- the LOC128903388 gene encoding olfactory receptor 14C36-like, producing MSNSSSITQFLLLAFADTRELQLLHFGLFLGIYLAALLANGLIITTIACDSRLHTPMYFFLLSLSILDLGSLSTIVPKSMANSLWDTRDISYAGCAAQLFFYIFFLTAEFCLLTIMAYDRYVAICKPLHYGTLLGSRACVHMAAAAWGSGFLYALLHTANTFSLPLCQGNALDQFFCEIPQILKLSCSHSYLREAGLLVVSACLGFGCFVFIVLSYVQIFRAVLRIPSEQGRHKAFSTCLPHLAVVSLFLSTAMFAHLKPPSISSAVLDLVVAVLYSVIPPVVNPLIY from the coding sequence atgtccaacagcagctccatcacccagttcctcctcctggcattcgcagacacacgggagctgcagctcttgcacttcgggctcttcctgggcatctacctggctgccctcctggccaacggcctcatcatcaccaccattgcctgtgacagccgcctccacacccccatgtacttcttcctcctcagcctctctattcttgacctgggctccctgtccaccattgtccccaaatccatggccaattccctctgggacaccagggacatctcctatgcaggatgtgctgctcagctcttcttttatatcttctttctcacagcagagttctgtcttcttaccattatggcctatgaccgctacgttgccatctgcaaacccctgcactacgggaccctcctgggcagcagagcttgtgtccacatggcagcagctgcctggggcagtgggtttctctatgctctcctgcacacggccaatacattttccctacccctctgccagggcaatgccctggaccagttcttctgtgaaatcccccagatcctcaagctctcctgctcacactcctacctcagggaagctgggcttcttgtggtcagtgcctgtttaggctttggttgttttgttttcatcgtgctgtcctacgtgcagatcttcagggccgtgctgaggatcccctctgagcagggacggcacaaagccttttccacgtgcctccctcacctggccgtcgtctccctgtttctcagcactgccatgtttgcccacctcaagcccccctccatctcctctgcagttctagatctggtggtggctgttctgtactcggtcatacctccagtagtgaaccccctcatctac